A genomic region of Nostoc sp. UHCC 0702 contains the following coding sequences:
- a CDS encoding metallophosphoesterase yields the protein MSLNFRFAVVSDLHIALPHTIWDHPSRFHLVEVSIPAFESAIAHLAQLDLDFLLLPGDLTQHGEPENHIWLQKRLAQLPFPVYVVPGNHDVPVLMADKQSIAFADFPQYYRQFGYHDPNQLYYTQQLLPGVRLIGLNSNFFNEQGQQIGRLDAKQLRWLEEVLAAASDELVLVMIHHNVVEHIPQQSHHPLGKRYMLENAPQLLQILQRYGVRLVFTGHLHVQDVAYAGGVYDITTGSLVSYPHAYRVIEFQRDNYGREWLQILSHRVASVPDFPDLQQLSRQWMGDRSFPFLVKLLTQHPLYLPLAEAEELAPSLRDFWATIADGDALLDYPQFPQKVRRYFQTYGAIGTCGTPTFIDNNSTLLLENMGEMREILSRGVGELLSRGALEQGSSGELVTTVSSSSPSSPSSPSSPGW from the coding sequence ATGTCTCTAAATTTTCGGTTTGCTGTAGTCAGCGACTTACACATCGCGCTTCCTCACACAATCTGGGATCATCCGAGCCGTTTTCATTTGGTGGAAGTTAGTATCCCAGCTTTTGAAAGTGCGATCGCACATCTAGCACAACTCGATTTAGATTTTCTCTTACTTCCGGGAGATTTAACCCAACATGGTGAACCAGAAAACCATATCTGGTTGCAAAAACGTTTAGCACAGCTACCTTTTCCAGTTTATGTTGTTCCTGGTAATCATGATGTTCCTGTGCTGATGGCAGATAAACAATCCATCGCTTTTGCCGATTTTCCACAGTATTACCGCCAATTTGGCTATCACGATCCCAATCAACTTTACTATACTCAACAGTTGCTGCCTGGAGTCAGGCTGATAGGTTTGAATTCTAACTTTTTTAATGAACAGGGTCAGCAAATAGGGCGTTTAGATGCCAAACAGCTAAGGTGGTTAGAAGAAGTATTAGCAGCTGCATCTGATGAATTAGTGTTGGTAATGATTCATCACAACGTTGTTGAGCATATACCCCAGCAATCGCACCATCCGCTGGGAAAACGCTATATGTTAGAAAATGCGCCCCAACTTTTGCAAATATTACAGCGCTACGGTGTGAGGTTAGTTTTTACAGGACATTTACACGTTCAAGATGTAGCTTATGCAGGGGGAGTATATGATATTACCACTGGTTCTTTAGTCAGTTATCCCCATGCTTATCGTGTTATAGAGTTTCAACGGGATAACTACGGGAGAGAATGGTTGCAAATTTTATCTCATCGCGTGGCATCAGTACCAGATTTTCCTGACTTGCAACAATTGTCACGGCAATGGATGGGCGATCGCTCTTTCCCCTTTTTAGTCAAGCTATTAACTCAGCATCCTTTATACTTACCATTAGCCGAGGCAGAAGAACTCGCTCCTAGTTTGCGTGATTTTTGGGCAACCATTGCTGATGGGGATGCGCTGTTAGACTATCCCCAATTTCCCCAAAAAGTGCGTCGCTACTTTCAAACCTATGGTGCGATCGGCACTTGTGGAACGCCCACATTTATTGATAACAATAGCACCCTGCTGTTGGAAAACATGGGGGAGATGAGGGAGATCTTGAGTAGGGGAGTAGGGGAGCTCTTGAGCAGGGGAGCTCTTGAGCAGGGGAGTAGCGGGGAACTTGTAACAACTGTTTCCTCTTCATCTCCCTCATCTCCCTCATCCCCCTCATCCCCCGGTTGGTGA